Proteins encoded by one window of Tunturibacter psychrotolerans:
- a CDS encoding S9 family peptidase — translation MKNCAIRAGVLALVAAGVWGGAASSMRAQEFGPDSDALSGGAAGRRPMTFADLQRMKRVSDPQVSPSGKWVMFSATDVDLEKNSKVNHLWVVPMATPPLVAGQSAAPGTASSVKERQLTFWKDGESGGRFSPDGKQVAFVATDSATELSQIFLAAWDDGAGTMGTPKRLTNVSTEADGAVWSPNSKRILFASRIYPECSDEASWTDEDLCNKKKDDAAAANPVKAQVFEHLLYRHWNSYIGPKRSHVLVVSATDGNAVRDLTPRRDIGDSEAPTFTLGGPVGYAWAPGSEEIAFVTNVDLVAAASTNNDVFTLLLDDSGAKPRKVSTSMGSDDAPAYSPDGKYLAFRSQARAGYESDRFRLMLFDRLAGTTKELLPKMDRWVDEFVWNPVNPEICLTTADDGEERIFCTNPNIADSLSTLPWTGEYGELQFAALKDVGYELVATKMTAESPAAVVALFRAGDIGTVSSHILTSEVRLTHLNDDLEQHLDLPKMTSFTFSGAEGAQVQGFMIPPPKFDSAKKYPLKFLIHGGPQGAWGNAWSYRWNAELMAASGYVVVMVNPRGSTGYGQAFIDGVNGDWGGKAYVDLMKGLDFAETKFPFIDKRRECALGASYGGFMANWILTHTDRFACIVTHDGMFNPASAYGTTEEIWFNEWEFRRSGDVAPGQPWRYEAGPVANDPFRKWSPMLSIQNAKTPTLVVHSQKDYRLDVSEGFQLFTALQRLNVPSKMLYFPDEGHWVLKPQNSKLWYETVGDWCDRWTKTNLYAAVAVNKTAPGAGEPKASTKAKRPVAPAAASGVAAPSPVVSSPVAPSNVGAPQNVEETPQEAVGEEDFTIAISAPEDEVRVGGDAKVTIALRNVSDHQIAFAHRPGANNPEFSYRIEVKDAAGHVMESTAYGREALQHQQEESRMVEYVQPGKAALQTAHVAKLVSLNRPGRYTVRVFRKDPKTGKVVRSNELTINVVP, via the coding sequence CTTTGGGTGGTGCCGATGGCGACTCCGCCGTTAGTGGCTGGGCAAAGTGCTGCACCGGGGACGGCTTCGAGTGTGAAGGAACGACAGTTGACGTTCTGGAAGGACGGCGAGTCGGGGGGACGGTTCTCGCCGGATGGGAAGCAGGTTGCGTTTGTGGCGACCGATAGCGCGACGGAGCTGTCGCAGATCTTTCTTGCGGCGTGGGACGATGGCGCGGGGACGATGGGGACTCCGAAGCGGTTGACGAATGTGAGTACGGAGGCCGATGGGGCGGTGTGGTCACCGAACTCAAAGCGGATTCTGTTTGCGTCGCGGATCTACCCGGAGTGCAGCGATGAAGCCTCCTGGACGGATGAGGATCTTTGCAACAAGAAGAAGGATGATGCGGCTGCGGCGAATCCGGTGAAGGCGCAGGTGTTTGAACATCTGCTGTACCGACACTGGAACAGCTATATCGGGCCGAAGCGGAGTCATGTACTGGTGGTGTCGGCGACGGATGGAAATGCGGTGCGGGACCTGACTCCTAGGAGAGATATTGGGGATTCGGAGGCCCCGACGTTTACGCTGGGTGGTCCGGTGGGGTATGCGTGGGCGCCGGGGTCGGAGGAGATTGCATTTGTAACCAATGTTGATCTTGTTGCTGCGGCGAGCACGAATAACGATGTGTTTACGCTGCTGCTGGATGATTCGGGGGCGAAGCCGCGCAAGGTTTCGACGTCGATGGGGAGCGACGATGCCCCGGCTTACTCGCCTGATGGAAAATATCTTGCGTTTCGTTCGCAGGCGCGGGCCGGGTATGAGAGCGATCGTTTTCGGTTGATGCTGTTCGATCGGCTTGCGGGTACGACCAAGGAGTTGCTGCCGAAGATGGATCGTTGGGTGGATGAGTTTGTATGGAACCCGGTGAATCCGGAGATCTGTTTGACGACAGCGGATGATGGCGAGGAGCGGATCTTCTGCACCAATCCAAATATTGCCGATTCGCTGTCTACGCTGCCGTGGACAGGAGAGTATGGAGAGCTACAGTTTGCGGCGTTGAAGGATGTTGGTTATGAGTTGGTGGCGACAAAGATGACGGCTGAGTCGCCAGCTGCGGTGGTAGCGCTGTTTCGCGCCGGGGACATTGGAACGGTCTCAAGCCATATTCTGACGAGCGAGGTGAGGTTGACGCATTTGAACGATGATCTGGAGCAGCATCTCGACTTGCCGAAGATGACCAGCTTCACGTTCAGTGGTGCAGAAGGTGCACAGGTACAGGGCTTTATGATTCCGCCGCCGAAGTTCGATAGCGCGAAGAAGTATCCGCTGAAGTTTTTGATTCACGGTGGGCCACAAGGGGCCTGGGGTAATGCGTGGAGCTATCGGTGGAACGCGGAGCTGATGGCGGCGAGTGGATATGTGGTGGTGATGGTGAATCCGCGTGGGTCGACGGGGTACGGGCAGGCGTTTATTGATGGTGTGAATGGCGACTGGGGCGGGAAGGCTTATGTCGATCTGATGAAGGGCTTGGATTTTGCGGAGACGAAATTTCCGTTCATCGACAAGAGGCGGGAGTGTGCGCTGGGAGCGAGCTACGGTGGGTTTATGGCGAACTGGATTCTGACGCATACGGATCGTTTTGCCTGCATTGTGACGCATGATGGGATGTTCAATCCTGCGAGCGCGTATGGAACGACTGAGGAGATTTGGTTTAACGAGTGGGAGTTTCGGCGGAGTGGGGACGTAGCGCCGGGGCAGCCGTGGAGGTATGAAGCAGGGCCGGTTGCGAATGATCCGTTCAGGAAGTGGTCGCCGATGCTTTCGATACAGAATGCGAAGACGCCTACGCTGGTGGTGCATTCGCAGAAGGACTATCGGCTGGATGTGTCGGAGGGGTTTCAACTTTTTACGGCGTTGCAGCGGCTGAATGTGCCGAGCAAGATGCTCTATTTTCCGGATGAAGGACATTGGGTTTTGAAGCCGCAGAACTCCAAGCTCTGGTATGAGACGGTGGGGGATTGGTGCGACCGGTGGACGAAGACGAATCTGTATGCGGCGGTAGCGGTGAATAAGACGGCGCCGGGTGCGGGTGAACCGAAAGCATCGACGAAGGCTAAGCGGCCAGTTGCTCCTGCTGCTGCTTCGGGGGTCGCGGCTCCATCTCCGGTGGTGTCGTCGCCGGTTGCGCCATCGAACGTGGGTGCTCCGCAGAATGTGGAGGAGACACCGCAAGAGGCTGTGGGAGAAGAGGACTTTACGATTGCGATTAGTGCGCCGGAGGATGAGGTGCGCGTGGGAGGCGATGCAAAGGTGACCATTGCCTTGAGGAATGTGTCGGATCACCAGATTGCGTTTGCGCATCGGCCGGGTGCGAATAATCCTGAGTTCTCGTACAGGATCGAAGTGAAGGATGCGGCAGGGCATGTGATGGAGTCGACTGCGTATGGACGTGAGGCGCTACAGCATCAGCAGGAGGAGAGCCGGATGGTGGAGTATGTGCAGCCGGGGAAGGCCGCGCTGCAGACGGCGCATGTGGCGAAGTTGGTGAGTTTGAATCGGCCTGGGCGGTACACGGTGCGAGTGTTTCGAAAGGATCCGAAGACGGGCAAGGTGGTCCGGTCGAATGAGCTTACGATAAATGTCGTGCCTTAG